TCAGCCGATGGTCTAAGCCCCAATGGACTACTCTGTTCACCTGAATCTGTGCAGATTTAGGCTTATTTGGAAAGGTTTAGGGGAAAATATAACAGGAATcatgaaaaaatatttacaattGGACGGAGCATATTTTTACACTCgagaaaagtatttaaaaaaatatttaaaccatttatttaccgggtgtaccccgccttccgcccaagtgcagctgggatttaggctccagcagccctgcgaccccgacagggacaagcggtagaaattaatggatggatcgatggacaGATGTTGTGTTGTGGCGACAGCCCCTTAAAGAAGagaaatccaaaaccagtgaaatggtaaataaaaacagaatacaatgatttgctaatccttttcaacctatatttaattgagtagactgcaaagacaagttaaagttaagtcaaagtaccaacaattgtcccacacacaccaggtgtggtgaaatttgtcctctgcatttgacccatccccttgatcaccccctgggaagtgaggggaacagtgagcagcagtggtgctgCACCTGGGAacaaagatacttaacgttcgaactggaaaacattgttattttttgcaaatattagctaatttggaatttgatgcctccaacatgttttcaaaaaagctgtcacatgtggcaataaagactgagaaagttgaggaatgctcatcaaacacttatttggaacatcccacaggtgaacgggctaattgggaacaggtgggtgccatgattggctataaaagcagcttccatgaaatgctcagtcattcacaaacaaggacggggcgagggtcactactttgtcaacaaaggcctgagcaaattgtttaagaacaacattactcaacaagctattgcaaggaatttagggatttcaccacccacgctccgtaatatcatcaaaaggttcagagaatctggagaaatccctgcacgtaagccattatattacagaccttagatccctcaggcggtactgcatcaaaaaccgacattagtgtgtaaaggatatcaccacacatgctcaggaacactttaaaaaaccactgtcagtaataataataataatggattagatttatatcacgcttttctattgttagatactcaaagcgctcacagagaagtgggaacccatcattcattcacacctggtggtggtaagctacatatgtagccacagctgccctggggtagactgacggaagcgtggctgccagtttgcgcctaaggcccctccgaccaccaccaatcatttattcatcattcattcaccagtgtgagcgacaccaggggcaagggtgaagtgtcctgcccaaggacacaacggcagcgatttggatgtcaataggtgggaagcgaacccgcaaccctcaggtttctggcacggccgctctacccactatgccatgccgcccccaaaggcagtaactacagtttgttgctacagcacatctgtaagtgcaagtgaaaactctacgatgcaaagccaaagccattcatcaaaaacacccagaaaagccgccggcttggctcagcccgagctcatctaagatggactgatgcaaaatgtaaAAGTGTCTGACGAGCACACATTTTACATTTTTGggaggaaactgtggacgtggtgtcctctggaacaaagaggaaaataaccatcgaaATGGTATGGTGGTTATTAGTACTCAGACATttacacccacattcacacactagggcctatttggTATAATTTTAAATATTACACAACATACAACCAACCAATCAATAGTTACAAAGGTTTAATAATGACAttgatattcatttttattttttgtcaacaACCAGAATAAATTGCTCATCTGTTCTTTGACCGCGTTTCTATTATCTTATTTGCAACATGTActcatattcttaatatagtatacacttgaactgacctttatttgactatgtttgtctttttgtaggtggctaaaatacgcagtGCTGCTGTCCGCCGTCTAACGTTAGGTTAcagtgtgtgatacattgactaaccAGGCTGCTGCCGGCTCtttatcaccacttcaagatggcggcccaatttctcgagtcacagcagccaatgctccGCCTTTTCTATGCTCGCCTGCTcgcagtgccacccgcactggtttgcatgtaaaaatgaaatattgggtttcactatgtaaagcgctttgagtcactagagaaaaagcgctatatagatataattcacttcacttcacttccctatcgcttcccggaagtcccgccccaccagccaaagtcattggctaacaccccgcaGCCAGCCGCCACGTCACACACCACCACTATCTACAAGCAGAAATATAGAAAAAGCCATAAAAACAATGAACATTGTCCGTTTACTAAACTGTTTATTAGAGTAGCTATGATTCTTGTTTTTTATTCCCCCCCATGTCTTATTTTATTtcgtgttttttattttgttgtatttttttttcccctcaatccCAGCTCCTGCTCCCAGCTTCTGAAGTTAGGCGAAGGTCCACGCATGCGCGAGGTTTACGTCTTTTCAAGTCAATTTACGTCAGTTGTGTTCTTTCTCGCTCTGTCTTAAAGTCGGCATTAATTCCTTAATGTTTGACGTCTACACTTTATCGTCAATGGtatgaaaaaaacaaccttttttttattcttcGTGCGAGGATGAACTTGATTTAGTGAACGCTGGAGACTCTCGGGTTGggttagctcgctagttagcttagctgctATCAAACATCCACGGAAGTTGTCAACGCGACGCTAATTTAAGGATCCAGTTTGAGTGGAAAAGCTTgcgattgtgtgaaaatgtggaAAAGTTTCTCCAATATATGAGGACAACTAGCCggcaacatcaactactggacgctgttttcaagaagcaTCACGTTGTGTTGcgcagaacaggtttgtttacttcttactctcacgtCTTTACTAACTTTGTATTTGTTATTAACATGAaagaacacttgaaataactaaGTGGAGGAGCATTAATTTAGTTTAGAGAGAgttcataaataataaatgaataatttcCACAGGGAGGCGTGACTGAGCGGTATGTAatttaatttgcataattggctaaAGCACATTTTGGCATATGTatcgtatatatattttttaaaaccaaCAAGCTACAAATGCCCCCCTGGCCGCACTTTGTACACCTCTAGTTTATTTAAATATCATGTCATCCAtgaatgtttaaatacattttgacagaaagggccctgtgatgaagtggccacttgtccagggtgtacgccgccttccgcccatgtgcagctgagataggttacagcaccccccgcaaccccaaaaggggacaagcggtagaaaatggatgtatggatggagttTGACAGACTGTTAAAAGTTCTTCAAATTAATGATAGAAAAATCTTGaccaacagccttccagcttgtattcttaggttatttaaattaagaggagaaaactatcatttaTGTGGgagattgatttttgaaataggtaaagtccatccatccatcttcttcctcttatccaaggtcgggtcatgggggcagcagcctaagcagggaaacccagacttccctctccccagccacttggtccagctcctctcgggggatcccgaggcgttcccaggccagccgggagacatagtcttcccaacgtgtcctgggtcttcctcgtggcctcctactggtcggacgtgctctaaacacctccctagggaggcgttccggtggGTCCTCTTcacgtggaggagcagcggctttactttgagctcctcccggatggcaaagcttaTCACCCTATAAATgataaagaaatatataaatctatctatctatctatctatctatctatctatctatctatctatctatctctctatctctctatctatttatctatccatctatctatctatctatctatctatctatctatctatctatctatctatctatctatctatctatctatctatctatctatctatctatctatctatctatccatccatccatccatccatccatctatctatctatctaggaaactcattttggccgcttgtaaccgtgatcttgtcctttcggtcataacccaaactcatgaccataggtgagggaaCGTAGtacggccggtaaattgagagctttgccttccagctcagctccttcttcaccacaacatatcgatacagcgtccacgttactgaagacgccacaccattctcacttccctcactcgtgtgtgagtgtgtctttAATATCATATTTGGGTAGAGTGTAGTGAggggggtagggggggggggtgtatgttgtagggtcccggaagagttagtgctgcaaggggttctgggtatttgttctgttgtgttacggtgcggatgttctcccaaaatgtgtttgtcattcttgtttggtgtgggttcacagtgtggcgcatatttgtaacagtgttaaagttgtttatacggccaccctcaatgtgacatgtatggctgttgaccaagtatgcatggcaattcacttgtgtgtgtgaaaagccgttgatattatgtgattgggccggcacgcaaaggcagtgcctttaagttttATTGGCGCTCTACACTTATCCTTATGTCcatacagcggtgttttaaaaagtcatacgttttagttttgaaaccgataccgataatttccaatatcacattttaaagcatttatcgcccgataatattggcagtatCAGACATCTCTATTTAAAATCGTCTGCAGTAAAAAACTCGAATATGTTACTAAAATCGATAGCCATGAATGAAGTGCTGTCTGCCCAGAGTGAGGACCTggagtggaccgctcgcctgtgcatcagttggggacatctctgtacTGCGGACCTGTCattgcttgggatggtctcctgctggccccactatggactggactctcactattatgtttgatccactatggactggactctcactattatgttagatccactatggactggactctcactattatgttagatccactatggactggactctcacgctattatgttagatccattatggactggactcacactattatgttagatccactatggactggactctcacactattatgttagatccattatggactggactctcactattatgtttgatccactatggactggactctcactattatgttagatccactatggactggactctcactattatgttagatccactatggactggactctcacactattatgttagatccattatggactggactcacactattatgttagatccactatggactggactctcactattatgttagatccactatggactggactctcactattatgttagatccactatggactggactctcactattatgttagatccactatggactggactctcactattatgttagatccactatggactggactctcacactattatgttagatccactatggactggactctcactattatgttagatccactatggactggactctcacactattatgttagatccactatggactggactctcacactattatgttagatccactatggactggactctcactattatgttagatccactatggactggactctcacactattatgttagatccactatggactggactctcacactattatgttagatccactatggactggactctcacactattatgttagatccactatggactggactctcactattatgttagatccactatggactggactctcactattatgttagatccactatggactggactctcacactattatgttagatccactatggactggactctcacactattatgttagatccactatggactggactcacactattatgttggatccactatggactggactctcactattatgtgggatccactatggactggactctcacactattatgttagatccactaaggtttctaatagtcattCACATCAACGTCCCACCTGGTTGTGAAATGTTCCTTGCCCTCGTGGGCTCTGAACCaaagatgttgttgtggcttgtgcagccctttgagacacttgtgattgaggtctatataaataaacattgattgattgattaattgattggttgattgattgattgattgattgattgattgattattgattgattgattgattgattgattgattgattgctaaaCATCCCCCAGGCCTATTttcagtgttgttttttttgtaatgtagtTCGACATAAGAACTTTCATTTTGTTGCATCCCTAGTTGTGACATCTTGAATGTCAACCTGGGGTGGTACAGTTcgggttggtaaagtggccgtgccatcaacttgagggttccaggttcgatccccgcttccaccatcctagtcactgccgtcgtgtccttgggcaagacactttaacccccctgctcccagtgccactcacactgctttaaatgtcacttagatattgagcttcactatgtaaaagcgcttggagtcactagagaaaaagcgctatataaatatacttgacTTCACTTCAACCTGGTGACTAACATCTGAACATACGTGTTTGTCTTCTTGCGTCCTGCAGACGTCTGCGAGGAGCATCTTCTCCCTGGGCAGCAGGGGTGGACTTCCAGGATGGAGCAGGACGAGCGCCTTAAAAATGAAGAGGAGTACCCACGTTACCACCGCGttaaggaggaggagccacagccgcttcgcattaaagaggaagaggaagagcacagcatcagtcaggagggagagcacCTTGAAGGAGTGGAGGAGCTCCCGGTGATCGGCGTCATCGTGAAGAGTGAAGACGAGGTCaaaagtgaaagtgaggagaagagagaggcggagcctatAAGCAGCAGCTCAGTTCATCACGTGACACCAGAAGCTGGTGGAGGATCACCAGCAGACAAGCTCTTGGCTCCActgtcagatagtgaggacacaaggTCACACTCTCCTGATGAGAAGCGTGCAGCTGGTTCGTGTcccactgacaacactcacttcacatgttctcactgtgacaaaacctttaatCACCGTCGTAACCTAAAAGTACACACGAGAATACACACGGGGGAAAAGCCATTCATTTGCTCAGTTTGTGGTAAGAGATTCTCCCTTAAGCAGCATTTGATCAAACACACGAGAATACACACCGGACAGAAACCCTTTATCTGTTCGGTTTGCGGTAAAGGTTTTGTGGAGGGTCAATGTTTAAAAGTCCACAgcagaacacacaccggagacaAACCCTTCATGTGCTCGCTTTGCAGCAAAAGATTCTCCCAGAAAGCAAATCTGATAATCCACACACGAATACACACCGGGGAAAAACCTT
The sequence above is drawn from the Nerophis ophidion isolate RoL-2023_Sa linkage group LG03, RoL_Noph_v1.0, whole genome shotgun sequence genome and encodes:
- the LOC133550214 gene encoding oocyte zinc finger protein XlCOF6.1-like isoform X1; protein product: MRTTSRQHQLLDAVFKKHHVVLRRTDVCEEHLLPGQQGWTSRMEQDERLKNEEEYPRYHRVKEEEPQPLRIKEEEEEHSISQEGEHLEGVEELPVIGVIVKSEDEVKSESEEKREAEPISSSSVHHVTPEAGGGSPADKLLAPLSDSEDTRSHSPDEKRAAGSCPTDNTHFTCSHCDKTFNHRRNLKVHTRIHTGEKPFICSVCGKRFSLKQHLIKHTRIHTGQKPFICSVCGKGFVEGQCLKVHSRTHTGDKPFMCSLCSKRFSQKANLIIHTRIHTGEKPFICSVCGKGFIQNQDLKRHMKIHTGEKRSMCLVCGKVFGLKQHLKLHMRTHTGEKPHSCSTCDKSFYERTKLVAHMRTHTDKKVLSCNACGERFSFKYQCKKHKCAGETSSSK
- the LOC133550214 gene encoding gastrula zinc finger protein XlCGF8.2DB-like isoform X2, with translation MEQDERLKNEEEYPRYHRVKEEEPQPLRIKEEEEEHSISQEGEHLEGVEELPVIGVIVKSEDEVKSESEEKREAEPISSSSVHHVTPEAGGGSPADKLLAPLSDSEDTRSHSPDEKRAAGSCPTDNTHFTCSHCDKTFNHRRNLKVHTRIHTGEKPFICSVCGKRFSLKQHLIKHTRIHTGQKPFICSVCGKGFVEGQCLKVHSRTHTGDKPFMCSLCSKRFSQKANLIIHTRIHTGEKPFICSVCGKGFIQNQDLKRHMKIHTGEKRSMCLVCGKVFGLKQHLKLHMRTHTGEKPHSCSTCDKSFYERTKLVAHMRTHTDKKVLSCNACGERFSFKYQCKKHKCAGETSSSK